In Nocardioides cavernae, a single genomic region encodes these proteins:
- a CDS encoding GDP-mannose 4,6-dehydratase, whose amino-acid sequence MTAAAFITGIGGQDGTYLAERLVAEGMEVHALVLEADGHPAHCPEQVVLHAGDLGDVEATRGLVREIAPREVYNLAAISSVAQSWDEPDRTAHVNGLAAVALMESARHVDGVRLVQASSAEIFGEASTSPQDEDTPIAPVNPYGAAKAFAHLSARVFRQRDLHVSSAILYNHESPRRHPRFVTRKITSTVAAIARGEADELVLGNIDVRRDWGWAPDYVDAMVRAARADEPGDYVIATGTAHSVRDFVAAAFAAAGVDDWEHLVRQDAAFFRPADPTELVGDASRARDELGWAPTVDFAEIVRRMVATDLA is encoded by the coding sequence GTGACCGCAGCCGCGTTCATCACCGGCATCGGCGGCCAGGACGGCACCTACCTCGCCGAGCGGCTGGTGGCCGAGGGCATGGAGGTGCACGCGCTCGTCCTCGAGGCCGACGGCCACCCGGCCCACTGCCCGGAGCAGGTCGTGCTCCACGCCGGTGACCTCGGCGACGTCGAGGCGACCCGAGGGCTCGTACGCGAGATCGCGCCGCGCGAGGTCTACAACCTCGCCGCGATCAGCTCGGTCGCCCAGTCGTGGGACGAGCCCGACCGCACCGCGCACGTCAACGGCCTGGCAGCGGTGGCCCTGATGGAGTCGGCGCGCCACGTCGACGGCGTACGTCTCGTGCAGGCCTCGAGCGCGGAGATCTTCGGCGAGGCGAGCACCTCGCCCCAGGACGAGGACACCCCGATCGCGCCGGTCAACCCGTACGGCGCCGCGAAGGCCTTCGCCCACCTGTCCGCCCGCGTCTTCCGCCAGCGCGACCTGCACGTGTCGAGCGCGATCCTCTACAACCACGAGTCGCCGCGCCGGCACCCGCGCTTCGTGACCCGCAAGATCACCTCGACGGTCGCCGCCATCGCCCGCGGCGAGGCCGACGAGCTGGTCCTCGGCAACATCGACGTCCGCCGCGACTGGGGGTGGGCCCCCGACTACGTCGACGCGATGGTGCGCGCCGCCCGCGCGGACGAGCCGGGCGACTACGTCATCGCGACCGGCACCGCCCACTCGGTGCGCGACTTCGTGGCCGCCGCCTTCGCCGCCGCCGGCGTCGACGACTGGGAGCACCTCGTGCGGCAGGACGCGGCGTTCTTCCGGCCGGCCGACCCGACCGAGCTGGTCGGCGACGCGAGCCGCGCCCGCGATGAGCTGGGCTGGGCGCCCACGGTGGACTTCGCCGAGATCGTGCGGCGCATGGTCGCCACCGACCTCGCCTGA